From one Helicoverpa zea isolate HzStark_Cry1AcR chromosome 10, ilHelZeax1.1, whole genome shotgun sequence genomic stretch:
- the LOC124633719 gene encoding arginine/serine-rich protein PNISR isoform X1, which yields MYSGRDAANTAYPTQWALNPTAYQNVDTSHVDWAALAQQWIAMKEAAAIVAAPPPPNIRAEEEGEAPMEVENPDNNSDGPAGAEWNSATNSWSGTWNQWGWGWSGSGPEPKIPPDPTIGLQPIVDGYTVPGDAAAPIPGYTTGAPAPTFQHGYWTAPQVEQANNSRGSSSSRDRRSKSKNRDHKPSRSSRSQREKAPVIAPVIEPIVMPTAIPSSTIDAAKRRQLPAWIREGLEKMEREKQKAIEREQELKLREQAEKEKKRLEEEELERMKAEAGGQPVLPPKSKFESDSEGEEPQKEEPPSSSPVKEEVVEEFPPVPEEKEEPPPLIKRSKEEIMQEVMLAVRRSLTEILLEVTDQEIQTVSQEELARYNALQASRLNAMKASKSKALAAIASGLGLGAYESSSDDSDEEEQNDLSDQQLQDIIKRKRLDFERTSREIEAEVRRAEAREATEDVSTPNNVTPERPHRSRSSATPPPESETPDKLPERRPSRDKRSTHKSDKVDGVRKLDTILEEKAKKSSKRDRTPSPYSKTPSKPNNKESSSSTSDSEDDSSSSSSESSSETEQDVVQTKAKKRKRRGSSSSESRRKSKKEKHRKEKSHKSSDRSYSKSKYYDDYERSDKLRSKKKDDYYDRHKSSRSRDYDKHKYRDDSEEDRPRKRTKRSRSISYESRSGRKKSSRDRSEERSRKRDKRSYDRDSSKRDRSYDRSGRDYDKYDRYERSRDYDRRRSRSGSHSRHRR from the exons CATCAGGGCCGAGGAAGAGGGCGAAGCGCCGATGGAGGTTGAAAACCCGGATAACAATTCGGATGGGCCCGCCGGCGCCGAGTGGAACTCAGCAACAAATTCGTGGTCAGGCACTTGGAACCAATGGG GTTGGGGTTGGTCAGGCTCAGGGCCAGAGCCCAAAATACCCCCAGACCCTACTATAGGTTTGCAACCTATTGTAGATGGATACACCGTGCCGGGGGACGCAGCTGCACCCATTCCTGG CTACACAACGGGCGCGCCGGCACCAACATTCCAGCATGGCTACTGGACCGCGCCTCAGGTGGAGCAAGCCAACAACAGCCGAGGCAGCAGTTCCAGTCGCGATCGACGCTCCAAGAGCAAGAACAGAGACCATAAACCTTCGAGAAGTTCTCGATCACAGAG AGAAAAAGCCCCCGTGATAGCACCGGTGATCGAGCCAATAGTGATGCCCACAGCTATACCGTCGTCTACCATAGACGCAGCTAAACGAAGACAGCTTCCCGCCTGGATTAGAGAAG gaCTAGAAAAAATGGAACGCGAGAAACAGAAGGCGATAGAGCGTGAACAAGAGCTGAAGTTACGGGAACAAGCAGAGAAAGAGAAGAAACGATTAGAAGAGGAAGAATTAGAAAGAATGAAAGCCGAGGCTGGGGGTCAGCCTGTGTTGCCGCCTAAGAGCAAATTC GAATCGGATTCGGAAGGAGAAGAGCCACAGAAGGAGGAACCACCATCATCAAGCCCTGTGAAGGAGGAGGTCGTAGAAGAATTTCCACCTGTTCCTGAGGAGAAAGAGGAACCTCCTCCTCTCATTAAGAGGAGTAAAGAGGAGATCATGCAAGAAGTG ATGCTTGCAGTCCGTCGTTCCCTCACAGAGATCCTCCTCGAGGTGACGGACCAGGAGATCCAAACGGTGAGCCAAGAAGAATTGGCCCGATATAACGCGCTACAAG CGTCGCGCCTCAACGCCATGAAGGCGAGCAAGTCGAAGGCATTGGCCGCTATCGCCAGTGGGCTCG GGCTGGGCGCGTACGAGAGCAGCAGCGACGACAGCGACGAAGAGGAACAAAACGACCTGTCTGATCAACAGCTGCAG GACATCATAAAGCGCAAGAGGTTGGATTTCGAGCGCACTTCGCGGGAGATCGAAGCAGAAGTGAGGCGCGCTGAAGCGAGGGAAGCCACCGAGGATGTCTCCACGCCTAACAACGTCACGCCTGAACGACCACATCGATCAC GATCGTCAGCAACACCACCACCAGAAAGCGAAACTCCGGACAAATTACCCGAACGCCGACCTTCCAGGGATAAAAGAAGCACTCATAAGTCCGACAAGGTTGATGGAGTCAGAAAGCTAGATACAATTTTAGAGGAGAAAGCTAAAAAATCGAGTAAAAGGGACCGCACTCCAAGTCCTTATTCCAAAACTCCCAGTAAACCCAACAACAAAGAAAGTTCCTCCTCAACCAGCGATTCTGAAGACGATTCCTCATCCAGTTCGAGCGAATCATCGTCAGAGACAGAACAAGACGTCGTTCAAACTAAGGCCAAAAAACGCAAGCGCAGAGGGTCCAGTTCCAGTGAATCGCGCAGAaaatcaaaaaaagaaaaacatagaaAGGAAAAGTCTCACAAATCTAGCGATAGAAGCTACTCCAAATCAAAATACTACGATGACTATGAAAGATCTGACAAGCTTAGGTCAAAGAAAAAAGATGATTACTACGACAGGCATAAATCCTCTAGGAGTAGGGACTACGACAAACACAAGTATAGGGACGACTCCGAAGAGGATCGTCCGAGGAAACGTACGAAGCGATCGCGATCTATAAGCTACGAATCACGCTCGGGACGCAAGAAATCATCGCGGGACAGATCGGAAGAGCGTTCGCGCAAGAGGGACAAGAGGTCTTACGATAGGGACAGCTCCAAACGCGACCGGTCTTACGACAGGTCGGGCCGAGACTACGACAAATACGATAGGTATGAGCGGTCTAGGGACTACGACCGGCGTCGATCCCGCAGCGGCAGTCACTCCCGCCACCGCCGGTGA
- the LOC124633719 gene encoding arginine/serine-rich protein PNISR isoform X2 produces the protein MYSGRDAANTAYPTQWALNPTAYQNVDTSHVDWAALAQQWIAMKEAAAIVAAPPPPNIRAEEEGEAPMEVENPDNNSDGPAGAEWNSATNSWSGTWNQWDGYTVPGDAAAPIPGYTTGAPAPTFQHGYWTAPQVEQANNSRGSSSSRDRRSKSKNRDHKPSRSSRSQREKAPVIAPVIEPIVMPTAIPSSTIDAAKRRQLPAWIREGLEKMEREKQKAIEREQELKLREQAEKEKKRLEEEELERMKAEAGGQPVLPPKSKFESDSEGEEPQKEEPPSSSPVKEEVVEEFPPVPEEKEEPPPLIKRSKEEIMQEVMLAVRRSLTEILLEVTDQEIQTVSQEELARYNALQASRLNAMKASKSKALAAIASGLGLGAYESSSDDSDEEEQNDLSDQQLQDIIKRKRLDFERTSREIEAEVRRAEAREATEDVSTPNNVTPERPHRSRSSATPPPESETPDKLPERRPSRDKRSTHKSDKVDGVRKLDTILEEKAKKSSKRDRTPSPYSKTPSKPNNKESSSSTSDSEDDSSSSSSESSSETEQDVVQTKAKKRKRRGSSSSESRRKSKKEKHRKEKSHKSSDRSYSKSKYYDDYERSDKLRSKKKDDYYDRHKSSRSRDYDKHKYRDDSEEDRPRKRTKRSRSISYESRSGRKKSSRDRSEERSRKRDKRSYDRDSSKRDRSYDRSGRDYDKYDRYERSRDYDRRRSRSGSHSRHRR, from the exons CATCAGGGCCGAGGAAGAGGGCGAAGCGCCGATGGAGGTTGAAAACCCGGATAACAATTCGGATGGGCCCGCCGGCGCCGAGTGGAACTCAGCAACAAATTCGTGGTCAGGCACTTGGAACCAATGGG ATGGATACACCGTGCCGGGGGACGCAGCTGCACCCATTCCTGG CTACACAACGGGCGCGCCGGCACCAACATTCCAGCATGGCTACTGGACCGCGCCTCAGGTGGAGCAAGCCAACAACAGCCGAGGCAGCAGTTCCAGTCGCGATCGACGCTCCAAGAGCAAGAACAGAGACCATAAACCTTCGAGAAGTTCTCGATCACAGAG AGAAAAAGCCCCCGTGATAGCACCGGTGATCGAGCCAATAGTGATGCCCACAGCTATACCGTCGTCTACCATAGACGCAGCTAAACGAAGACAGCTTCCCGCCTGGATTAGAGAAG gaCTAGAAAAAATGGAACGCGAGAAACAGAAGGCGATAGAGCGTGAACAAGAGCTGAAGTTACGGGAACAAGCAGAGAAAGAGAAGAAACGATTAGAAGAGGAAGAATTAGAAAGAATGAAAGCCGAGGCTGGGGGTCAGCCTGTGTTGCCGCCTAAGAGCAAATTC GAATCGGATTCGGAAGGAGAAGAGCCACAGAAGGAGGAACCACCATCATCAAGCCCTGTGAAGGAGGAGGTCGTAGAAGAATTTCCACCTGTTCCTGAGGAGAAAGAGGAACCTCCTCCTCTCATTAAGAGGAGTAAAGAGGAGATCATGCAAGAAGTG ATGCTTGCAGTCCGTCGTTCCCTCACAGAGATCCTCCTCGAGGTGACGGACCAGGAGATCCAAACGGTGAGCCAAGAAGAATTGGCCCGATATAACGCGCTACAAG CGTCGCGCCTCAACGCCATGAAGGCGAGCAAGTCGAAGGCATTGGCCGCTATCGCCAGTGGGCTCG GGCTGGGCGCGTACGAGAGCAGCAGCGACGACAGCGACGAAGAGGAACAAAACGACCTGTCTGATCAACAGCTGCAG GACATCATAAAGCGCAAGAGGTTGGATTTCGAGCGCACTTCGCGGGAGATCGAAGCAGAAGTGAGGCGCGCTGAAGCGAGGGAAGCCACCGAGGATGTCTCCACGCCTAACAACGTCACGCCTGAACGACCACATCGATCAC GATCGTCAGCAACACCACCACCAGAAAGCGAAACTCCGGACAAATTACCCGAACGCCGACCTTCCAGGGATAAAAGAAGCACTCATAAGTCCGACAAGGTTGATGGAGTCAGAAAGCTAGATACAATTTTAGAGGAGAAAGCTAAAAAATCGAGTAAAAGGGACCGCACTCCAAGTCCTTATTCCAAAACTCCCAGTAAACCCAACAACAAAGAAAGTTCCTCCTCAACCAGCGATTCTGAAGACGATTCCTCATCCAGTTCGAGCGAATCATCGTCAGAGACAGAACAAGACGTCGTTCAAACTAAGGCCAAAAAACGCAAGCGCAGAGGGTCCAGTTCCAGTGAATCGCGCAGAaaatcaaaaaaagaaaaacatagaaAGGAAAAGTCTCACAAATCTAGCGATAGAAGCTACTCCAAATCAAAATACTACGATGACTATGAAAGATCTGACAAGCTTAGGTCAAAGAAAAAAGATGATTACTACGACAGGCATAAATCCTCTAGGAGTAGGGACTACGACAAACACAAGTATAGGGACGACTCCGAAGAGGATCGTCCGAGGAAACGTACGAAGCGATCGCGATCTATAAGCTACGAATCACGCTCGGGACGCAAGAAATCATCGCGGGACAGATCGGAAGAGCGTTCGCGCAAGAGGGACAAGAGGTCTTACGATAGGGACAGCTCCAAACGCGACCGGTCTTACGACAGGTCGGGCCGAGACTACGACAAATACGATAGGTATGAGCGGTCTAGGGACTACGACCGGCGTCGATCCCGCAGCGGCAGTCACTCCCGCCACCGCCGGTGA
- the LOC124633977 gene encoding dehydrodolichyl diphosphate synthase complex subunit nus1: MLSQLLRQFLFTIVHFVISLLVAVQNVYSRLWVKKCILPQNEVTKSDIKVILEHLPRVTKKLKHLVILTDTEEHSFSTLARLVIWSLVAGISYVSFYDITGELKENEEKLFLEVEKNKKGVPGCIKWYKKPDLNGYTNGMQAHTVYINIFSSKDGKPTVTQCIREIAADRVKCSRESNEYTAQELDNALKLMYPSIPDPELVLYTGPLCCTHGLLPWQIRLSEFIQLSIDHSVSIENYIGALYRYNKCDQRFGK, encoded by the exons ATGCTGTCGCAGCTGCTCCGTCAGTTTCTGTTTACAATAGTGCATTTTGTTATAAGTTTACTTGTTGCTGTTCAAAATGTTTATTCCCGATTATGGGTTAAAAAGTGCATTTTACCTCAAAACGAGGTGACGAAGAGTGATATAAAAGTTATATTAGAACACTTGCCAAGAGTTACCAAGAAACTCAAACATTTAGTGATCCTGACAGACACCGAGGAACACTCGTTCAGTACGCTTGCTCGCTTGGTTATCTGGAGCCTGGTAGCCGGGATATCATACGTGAGCTTCTATGATATAACGG GagaattaaaagaaaatgaagaaaaactATTCCTTGAAgtagaaaagaataaaaagggTGTGCCAGGTTGCATAAAGTGGTACAAAAAGCCTGACTTGAATGGCTACACAAATGGGATGCAAGCCCacactgtgtacataaacatatttaGTAGCAAAGATGGCAAGCCCACTGTTACTCAATGTATACGTGAGATTGCAGCAGATAGAGTTAAATGTAGTAGAGAATCTAATGAATACACAGCACAAGAATTAGACAATGCTCTTAAACTAATGTACCCTTCCATTCCTGATCCAGAATTAGTTTTATATACTGGTCCGCTATGTTGTACCCATGGGTTATTGCCATGGCAAATAAGACTCTCAGAGTTTATACAACTTTCCATAGACCATAGTGTAAGTATTGAGAATTATATAGGTGCATTGTACAGATACAATAAATGTGATCAAAGATTTGGTAAGTGA